One Rattus norvegicus strain BN/NHsdMcwi chromosome 20, GRCr8, whole genome shotgun sequence DNA segment encodes these proteins:
- the Vars1 gene encoding valine--tRNA ligase isoform X1: protein MSILYVSPHPDAFPSLRALIAARYGEAGDGPGWGGPHPRICLQPPPSSRTPFPPPRLPALEQGPGGLWVWGAPAVAQLLWPAGLGGPGGSRAAVLVQQWVSYADTELTPAACGATLPALGLRGPGQDPQAALGALGKALNPLEEWLRLHTYLAGDAPTLADLAAVTALLLPFRYVLDPSARRIWGNVTRWFNTCVRQPEFRAVLGEVVLYSGARSVTQQPGSEITAPQKTAAQLKKEAKKREKLEKFQQKQKTQQQQPAHGEKKPKPEKKEKRDPGVITYDLPTPPGEKKDVSGTMPDSYSPQYVEAAWYPWWERQGFFKPEYGRPSVSAPNPRGVFMMCIPPPNVTGSLHLGHALTNAIQDSLTRWHRMRGETTLWNPGCDHAGIATQVVVEKKLWKERGLNRHQLGREAFLQEVWKWKAEKGDRIYHQLKKLGSSLDWDRACFTMDPKLSATVTEAFVRLHEEGVIYRSTRLVNWSCTLNSAISDIEVDKKELTGRTLLSVPGYKEKVEFGVLVSFAYKVQGSDSDEEVVVATTRIETMLGDVAVAVHPKDPRYQHLKGKSVVHPFLSRSLPIVFDDFVDMEFGTGAVKITPAHDQNDYEVGQRHRLEAISIMDSKGALVNVPPPFLGLPRFEARKAVLAALKEQGLFRGIKDNPMVVPLCNRSKDVVEPLLRPQWYVRCGEMAQAASAAVTRGDLRILPEAHQRTWHSWMDNIRDWCISRQLWWGHRIPAYFITVHDPAVPPGEDPDGRYWVSGRTEAEAREKAAREFGVSPDKISLQQDEDVLDTWFSSGLFPFSIFGWPNQSEDLSVFYPGTLLETGHDILFFWVARMVMLGLKLTEKLPFREVYLHAIVRDAHGRKMSKSLGNVIDPLDVIHGVSLQGLHDQLLNSNLDPSEVEKAKEGQRADFPAGIPECGTDALRFGLCAYTSQGRDINLDVNRILGYRHFCNKLWNATKFALRGLGKGFVPSPTSKPEGHESLVDRWIRSRLAEAVRLSNEGFQAYDFPAVTTAQYSFWLYELCDVYLECLKPVLNGVDQVAADCARQTLYTCLDVGLRLLSPFMPFVTEELFQRLPRRTPNAPASLCVTPYPEPSECSWKDPEAEAALELALSITRAVRSLRADYNLTRTRPDCFLEVADEATGALASAVSAYVQTLASAGVVAVLALGAPAPQGCAVAVASDRCSIHLQLQGLVDPARELGKLQAKRSEAQRQAQRLQERRAASGYSAKVPLEVQEADEVKLQQTEAELRKVDEAIALFQKML from the exons ATGTCCATCCTCTACGTCTCTCCCCACCCCGACGCCTTCCCCAGCCTGCGAGCCCTCATCGCTGCCCGCTACGGGGAAGCTGGGGACGGTCCCGGGTGGGGAGGCCCTCACCCTCGCATCTGCCTGCAGCCTCCCCCGAGCAGCCGGACTCCATTCCCCCCGCCTCGCCTGCCCGCCCTGGAGCAGGGGCCTGGCGGCCTGTGGGTGTGGGGGGCCCCGGCTGTAGCTCAGCTGCTGTGGCCAGCAGGCCTGGGAGGACCCGGGGGCAGCCGGGCAGCTGTCCTGGTCCAGCAGTGGGTCAGTTATGCCGACACGGAGCTCACACCAGCTGCCTGCGGGGCGACGCTGCCTGCTCTAGGACTTCGAGGTCCTGGTCAGGATCCCCAg GCTGCCCTTGGGGCCCTGGGCAAGGCCTTGAACCCCTTGGAGGAATGGCTTCGTCTGCACACCTACCTGGCTGGGGACGCTCCCACTCTGGCTGACTTAGCTGCTGTGACAGCCTTACTGCTGCCCTTCCGATAC GTTCTGGACCCTTCTGCCCGCCGGATCTGGGGTAATGTGACTCGCTGGTTTAACACCTGTGTCCGGCAACCAGAATTCCGGGCTGTGCTGGGAGAAGTGGTCCTGTACTCAGGGGCCAGGTCTGTCACTCAGCAGCCAG GTTCCGAGATCACTGCACCCCAAAAGACAGCTGCTCAGctcaagaaagaagcaaagaaacgGGAGAAACTAGAGAAATTCCAACAGAAGCAGAAgacgcagcagcagcagccggcACACGGGGAG aagaaaccaaaaccagagaagaaggagaagcgAGACCCCGGGGTCATTACCTATGACCTCCCTACCCCACCTGGGGAGAAGAAAG acGTAAGTGGCACCATGCCCGACTCCTACAGCCCTCAGTATGTGGAGGCTGCCTGGTACCCTTGGTGGGAGCGGCAGGGCTTCTTCAAGCCAGAGTACGGG CGTCCTAGCGTGTCAGCACCAAATCCCCGAGGTGTCTTCATGATGTGCATCCCACCCCCCAACGTGACAGGTTCCCTGCACCTGGGCCACGCGCTCACCAACGCCATCCAGGACTCCCTGACTCGATG GCACCGCATGCGGGGGGAGACCACCCTATGGAACCCAGGCTGTGACCATGCTGGCATCGCCACCCAGGTGGTGGTGGAAAAGAAACTCTGGAAAGAGCGGGGTCTGAACCGTCACCAGCTGGGCCGCGAGGCCTTTCTTCAGGAGGTCTGGAAGTGGAAAGCGGA GAAGGGTGACAGGATTTACCACCAATTAAAGAAACTTGGCAGCTCCTTGGACTGGGATCGAGCCTGCTTCACCATGGATCCA AAATTGTCAGCAACTGTGACAGAAGCTTTTGTTAGGCTCCATGAAGAAGGGGTCATTTACCGCAGTACCCGCCTGGTCAACTGGTCCTGCACCCTCAACTCTGCCATTTCTGACATCGAG GTGGATAAGAAAGAGCTGACGGGCCGCACCCTGCTCTCTGTGCCTGGCTACAAGGAGAAGGTGGAGTTTGGGGTCCTCGTGTCCTTTGCCTACAAGGTCCAAGGCTCAG ACAGCGacgaggaggtggtggtggcaaCAACCCGGATCGAGACAATGCTGGGGGACGTGGCTGTGGCTGTGCACCCCAAAGATCCCAGATACCAG CATTTAAAGGGAAAGAGTGTCGTCCACCCGTTCTTGTCCCGGAGCCTTCCCATTGTCTTTGATGACTTTGTGGACATGGAGTTTGGCACAG GTGCTGTGAAGATCACCCCGGCCCATGACCAGAATGACTATGAGGTTGGGCAGCGACATAGGCTGGAGGCCATTAGCATCATGGACTCGAAGGGGGCCCTTGTCAATGTGCCTCCACCTTTCCTG GGCCTGCCCAGGTTTGAGGCCAGGAAGGCTGTGCTGGCGGCCCTGAAGGAGCAGGGCCTGTTCCGCGGCATCAAGGACAACCCCATGGTAGTGCCACTATGCAA CCGCTCCAAGGATGTGGTGGAGCCTCTGCTAAGGCCACAGTGGTACGTGCGctgtggggagatggctcaggccGCCAGTGCTGCCGTGACCCGGGGAGACCTCCGTATACTGCCTGAGGCCCATCAGCGGACGTGGCATTCTTGGATGGACAACATCCG AGACTGGTGCATCTCTCGGCAGCTGTGGTGGGGCCACCGAATCCCTGCCTACTTCATCACTGTCCATGACCCAGCGGTACCCCCTGGGGAG GACCCTGATGGGCGGTACTGGGTAAGCGGACGCACTGAAGCAGAGGCCCGGGAGAAGGCAGCACGGGAATTTGGAGTGTCCCCTGACAAGATCAGCCTTCAGCAAG ATGAGGATGTGTTAGACACCTGGTTCTCGTCTggtctctttcccttctccatctTTGGCTGGCCCAATCAG TCAGAAGATCTCAGTGTGTTCTACCCTGGGACCCTGCTGGAGACGGGCCATGATATCCTCTTCTTCTGGGTGGCGCGAATGGTCATGCttggcctgaagctcactgagAAGCTGCCCTTCAGAGAG GTCTACCTCCATGCAATCGTGCGGGACGCTCATGGCCGGAAGATGAGCAAGTCTCTCGGCAATGTCATCGACCCCCTGGATGTCATCCATGGAGTTTCCTTGCAG GGCCTCCATGACCAACTACTGAACAGCAACCTGGATCCCAGTGAGGTGGAGAAAGCCAAAGAAGGACAG AGGGCCGACTTTCCAGCAGGGATTCCCGAGTGTGGCACTGATGCCCTACGCTTTGGACTCTGTGCCTACACATCCCAAG GTCGAGACATTAACCTGGATGTGAACAGGATCCTGGGGTACCGTCACTTCTGCAACAAACTCTGGAATGCCACCAAGTTTGCTTTGCGCGGCCTTGGGAAGGGCTTTGTACCCTCACCAACCTCCAAG CCGGAAGGGCACGAGAGCCTGGTGGACCGCTGGATCCGCAGCCGGCTGGCGGAGGCCGTGAGGCTCAGCAATGAAGGCTTCCAGGCTTATGATTTCCCAGCCGTCACCACTGCCCAGTACAGCTTTTGGCTCTATGAGCTCTGTGATGTCTACTTG GAGTGCCTAAAACCCGTTCTGAACGGAGTGGACCAGGTAGCAGCAGACTGTGCTCGGCAAACCCTCTACACCTGCCTGGATGTCGGCCTGCGGCTGCTCTCACCCTTCATGCCCTTTGTCACAGAGGAGCTATTCCAGAGGCTGCCTCGGCGGACACCAAACGCTCCTGCTAGCCTCTGTGTCACCCCCTACCCAGAGCCCTCAGAG TGCTCCTGGAAGGACCCTGAAGCCGAAGCTGCTCTTGAGCTAGCGCTGAGCATCACTAGAGCTGTGCGCTCCCTGCGTGCAGACTACAACCTGACCCGGACCAGGCCCGACT GTTTCTTGGAAGTAGCTGATGAGGCTACGGGTGCCTTGGCCTCGGCAGTGTCGGCCTACGTGCAGACTCTGGCCAGTGCGGGTGTGGTGGCCGTCCTGGCCCTGGGTGCTCCCGCACCACAGGGCTGCGCTGTGGCTGTGGCCTCAGACCGCTGCTCCATCCACCTGCAGCTGCAGGGGCTCGTGGACCCAGCCCGGGAGCTGGGCAAGCTGCAGGCCAAGCGGAGTGAGGCACAGCGACAGGCTCAGCGGCTGCAGGAGCGCCGTGCTGCCTCTGGCTACTCAGCAAAGGTGCCCCTTGAGGTCCAGGAGGCCGACGAAGTGAAG TTACAACAGACAGAGGCGGAGCTCAGGAAGGTGGATGAGGCCATCGCCCTGTTTCAGAAGATGCTGTGA
- the Vars1 gene encoding valine--tRNA ligase isoform X2 yields the protein MLALPGPSGVAFLPAPLSTQQSVPFRHRMRGETTLWNPGCDHAGIATQVVVEKKLWKERGLNRHQLGREAFLQEVWKWKAEKGDRIYHQLKKLGSSLDWDRACFTMDPKLSATVTEAFVRLHEEGVIYRSTRLVNWSCTLNSAISDIEVDKKELTGRTLLSVPGYKEKVEFGVLVSFAYKVQGSDSDEEVVVATTRIETMLGDVAVAVHPKDPRYQHLKGKSVVHPFLSRSLPIVFDDFVDMEFGTGAVKITPAHDQNDYEVGQRHRLEAISIMDSKGALVNVPPPFLGLPRFEARKAVLAALKEQGLFRGIKDNPMVVPLCNRSKDVVEPLLRPQWYVRCGEMAQAASAAVTRGDLRILPEAHQRTWHSWMDNIRDWCISRQLWWGHRIPAYFITVHDPAVPPGEDPDGRYWVSGRTEAEAREKAAREFGVSPDKISLQQDEDVLDTWFSSGLFPFSIFGWPNQSEDLSVFYPGTLLETGHDILFFWVARMVMLGLKLTEKLPFREVYLHAIVRDAHGRKMSKSLGNVIDPLDVIHGVSLQGLHDQLLNSNLDPSEVEKAKEGQRADFPAGIPECGTDALRFGLCAYTSQGRDINLDVNRILGYRHFCNKLWNATKFALRGLGKGFVPSPTSKPEGHESLVDRWIRSRLAEAVRLSNEGFQAYDFPAVTTAQYSFWLYELCDVYLECLKPVLNGVDQVAADCARQTLYTCLDVGLRLLSPFMPFVTEELFQRLPRRTPNAPASLCVTPYPEPSECSWKDPEAEAALELALSITRAVRSLRADYNLTRTRPDCFLEVADEATGALASAVSAYVQTLASAGVVAVLALGAPAPQGCAVAVASDRCSIHLQLQGLVDPARELGKLQAKRSEAQRQAQRLQERRAASGYSAKVPLEVQEADEVKLQQTEAELRKVDEAIALFQKML from the exons ATGCTGGCCTTGCCTGGCCCCTCAGGTGTGGCTTTCCTGCCTGCTCCCCTGAGCACTCAGCAGTCTGTCCCATTCAG GCACCGCATGCGGGGGGAGACCACCCTATGGAACCCAGGCTGTGACCATGCTGGCATCGCCACCCAGGTGGTGGTGGAAAAGAAACTCTGGAAAGAGCGGGGTCTGAACCGTCACCAGCTGGGCCGCGAGGCCTTTCTTCAGGAGGTCTGGAAGTGGAAAGCGGA GAAGGGTGACAGGATTTACCACCAATTAAAGAAACTTGGCAGCTCCTTGGACTGGGATCGAGCCTGCTTCACCATGGATCCA AAATTGTCAGCAACTGTGACAGAAGCTTTTGTTAGGCTCCATGAAGAAGGGGTCATTTACCGCAGTACCCGCCTGGTCAACTGGTCCTGCACCCTCAACTCTGCCATTTCTGACATCGAG GTGGATAAGAAAGAGCTGACGGGCCGCACCCTGCTCTCTGTGCCTGGCTACAAGGAGAAGGTGGAGTTTGGGGTCCTCGTGTCCTTTGCCTACAAGGTCCAAGGCTCAG ACAGCGacgaggaggtggtggtggcaaCAACCCGGATCGAGACAATGCTGGGGGACGTGGCTGTGGCTGTGCACCCCAAAGATCCCAGATACCAG CATTTAAAGGGAAAGAGTGTCGTCCACCCGTTCTTGTCCCGGAGCCTTCCCATTGTCTTTGATGACTTTGTGGACATGGAGTTTGGCACAG GTGCTGTGAAGATCACCCCGGCCCATGACCAGAATGACTATGAGGTTGGGCAGCGACATAGGCTGGAGGCCATTAGCATCATGGACTCGAAGGGGGCCCTTGTCAATGTGCCTCCACCTTTCCTG GGCCTGCCCAGGTTTGAGGCCAGGAAGGCTGTGCTGGCGGCCCTGAAGGAGCAGGGCCTGTTCCGCGGCATCAAGGACAACCCCATGGTAGTGCCACTATGCAA CCGCTCCAAGGATGTGGTGGAGCCTCTGCTAAGGCCACAGTGGTACGTGCGctgtggggagatggctcaggccGCCAGTGCTGCCGTGACCCGGGGAGACCTCCGTATACTGCCTGAGGCCCATCAGCGGACGTGGCATTCTTGGATGGACAACATCCG AGACTGGTGCATCTCTCGGCAGCTGTGGTGGGGCCACCGAATCCCTGCCTACTTCATCACTGTCCATGACCCAGCGGTACCCCCTGGGGAG GACCCTGATGGGCGGTACTGGGTAAGCGGACGCACTGAAGCAGAGGCCCGGGAGAAGGCAGCACGGGAATTTGGAGTGTCCCCTGACAAGATCAGCCTTCAGCAAG ATGAGGATGTGTTAGACACCTGGTTCTCGTCTggtctctttcccttctccatctTTGGCTGGCCCAATCAG TCAGAAGATCTCAGTGTGTTCTACCCTGGGACCCTGCTGGAGACGGGCCATGATATCCTCTTCTTCTGGGTGGCGCGAATGGTCATGCttggcctgaagctcactgagAAGCTGCCCTTCAGAGAG GTCTACCTCCATGCAATCGTGCGGGACGCTCATGGCCGGAAGATGAGCAAGTCTCTCGGCAATGTCATCGACCCCCTGGATGTCATCCATGGAGTTTCCTTGCAG GGCCTCCATGACCAACTACTGAACAGCAACCTGGATCCCAGTGAGGTGGAGAAAGCCAAAGAAGGACAG AGGGCCGACTTTCCAGCAGGGATTCCCGAGTGTGGCACTGATGCCCTACGCTTTGGACTCTGTGCCTACACATCCCAAG GTCGAGACATTAACCTGGATGTGAACAGGATCCTGGGGTACCGTCACTTCTGCAACAAACTCTGGAATGCCACCAAGTTTGCTTTGCGCGGCCTTGGGAAGGGCTTTGTACCCTCACCAACCTCCAAG CCGGAAGGGCACGAGAGCCTGGTGGACCGCTGGATCCGCAGCCGGCTGGCGGAGGCCGTGAGGCTCAGCAATGAAGGCTTCCAGGCTTATGATTTCCCAGCCGTCACCACTGCCCAGTACAGCTTTTGGCTCTATGAGCTCTGTGATGTCTACTTG GAGTGCCTAAAACCCGTTCTGAACGGAGTGGACCAGGTAGCAGCAGACTGTGCTCGGCAAACCCTCTACACCTGCCTGGATGTCGGCCTGCGGCTGCTCTCACCCTTCATGCCCTTTGTCACAGAGGAGCTATTCCAGAGGCTGCCTCGGCGGACACCAAACGCTCCTGCTAGCCTCTGTGTCACCCCCTACCCAGAGCCCTCAGAG TGCTCCTGGAAGGACCCTGAAGCCGAAGCTGCTCTTGAGCTAGCGCTGAGCATCACTAGAGCTGTGCGCTCCCTGCGTGCAGACTACAACCTGACCCGGACCAGGCCCGACT GTTTCTTGGAAGTAGCTGATGAGGCTACGGGTGCCTTGGCCTCGGCAGTGTCGGCCTACGTGCAGACTCTGGCCAGTGCGGGTGTGGTGGCCGTCCTGGCCCTGGGTGCTCCCGCACCACAGGGCTGCGCTGTGGCTGTGGCCTCAGACCGCTGCTCCATCCACCTGCAGCTGCAGGGGCTCGTGGACCCAGCCCGGGAGCTGGGCAAGCTGCAGGCCAAGCGGAGTGAGGCACAGCGACAGGCTCAGCGGCTGCAGGAGCGCCGTGCTGCCTCTGGCTACTCAGCAAAGGTGCCCCTTGAGGTCCAGGAGGCCGACGAAGTGAAG TTACAACAGACAGAGGCGGAGCTCAGGAAGGTGGATGAGGCCATCGCCCTGTTTCAGAAGATGCTGTGA